A single region of the Arthrobacter sp. PAMC25564 genome encodes:
- a CDS encoding ATP-binding cassette domain-containing protein — translation MIEARGLTKVYGDKTAVAGVNFTVEAGRVTGFLGPNGAGKSTTMRMIMGLDRPTSGSVTVNGAAFARHTAPLRDVGALLDAKAVHTGRTAYNHLLAMAATHSIPKKRVHEVIEMTGLAEVARKKVKGFSLGMGQRLGIAAALLGDPQTIILDEPVNGLDPEGVVWVRNLAKYLASEGRTVFLSSHLMSEMAVTADHLIVIGRGRIIADAPIEEIINGKGQSRTRVRTDQPERLLQLLAGTGASVVVQERELLEVKGLDPRQIASAALDNHVMIYELTPLQASLEEAYMELTKDEVEYHSLITTGAAAPVQSGGNQA, via the coding sequence ATGATCGAAGCAAGAGGCCTGACCAAGGTCTACGGCGATAAAACCGCCGTCGCCGGAGTCAACTTCACCGTCGAAGCCGGCCGGGTCACCGGCTTCCTGGGCCCCAACGGTGCCGGCAAATCCACCACCATGCGCATGATCATGGGACTGGACCGTCCGACGTCGGGCTCCGTCACCGTCAACGGTGCCGCGTTCGCCAGGCACACCGCTCCGCTGCGCGACGTCGGTGCGCTGCTGGATGCCAAGGCCGTCCATACCGGCCGTACCGCGTACAACCACTTGCTCGCGATGGCCGCCACGCACAGCATCCCGAAGAAGCGCGTGCACGAAGTCATCGAGATGACCGGACTGGCGGAAGTGGCCAGGAAGAAGGTCAAGGGCTTCTCGCTGGGCATGGGCCAGCGGCTGGGAATCGCCGCGGCGCTGCTGGGCGACCCGCAGACAATCATCCTGGACGAGCCGGTCAACGGCCTCGATCCGGAGGGTGTCGTCTGGGTCCGAAACCTGGCCAAGTATCTGGCCTCTGAGGGGCGCACCGTGTTCCTGTCCAGCCACCTCATGAGCGAAATGGCCGTCACGGCGGACCACCTCATCGTGATCGGCCGCGGCAGGATCATCGCCGACGCCCCGATCGAGGAGATCATCAACGGCAAGGGCCAGAGCCGCACGCGTGTCCGCACCGACCAGCCGGAACGGCTCCTGCAGCTGCTGGCCGGTACCGGCGCTTCGGTGGTGGTCCAGGAGCGCGAGCTCCTCGAAGTCAAGGGGCTGGACCCGCGGCAGATCGCCAGTGCCGCGCTGGACAACCACGTCATGATCTACGAACTCACCCCGCTTCAGGCCAGCCTCGAGGAGGCCTACATGGAACTGACCAAGGATGAGGTCGAATACCACTCGCTGATCACCACGGGCGCTGCCGCTCCCGTCCAGTCCGGAGGCAACCAGGCATGA
- a CDS encoding phosphatase PAP2 family protein, which produces MKSMLRKAPGPLSRLDRKLVRAVSAFPSGRHDDFFRQLSAAANNGSLWLGIASVLALFPGKTRRAALHGVLAQGVASGVTNLVFKTLLPRARPLPEQLPVFRFVRPQPTSSSMPSGHSASAVAFTLGVGMVRPALGAALAPAAAGVAYSRVHTGAHWPSDVLIGSVIGAGAALLTRKWWPVRPPFPETSRTGVHAPELADGQGLGIAVNTLGGSYADETADALRKVFPKAYIKEIGPEEDVATEIDAVASRPGVVALGVWGGDGTVGTAAVTAVEHSLPLLVLPGGTLNHFARDAGTPTLAAAVEAASTGGAALADVGHVAVERGLQESPERLELAMLNTASIGLYPNLVRRREQLQPALGKPLAGVVAMFRTFAAGTPTSLIVDGVRHKVWIMYVGRGRYYPRDHAPLVRPVLDDGVLDLRMITADEPFSRLRLLWAVLTGTMATSRITHLTETTSIRVEPADSTMVLAVDGEVMPGVRAAEFSVKRGALKYYSPLPGS; this is translated from the coding sequence ATGAAAAGCATGCTGAGGAAAGCGCCGGGCCCCCTGTCGAGATTGGACCGCAAGCTGGTGCGGGCTGTCTCGGCCTTCCCAAGCGGGCGCCACGATGACTTCTTCCGGCAACTGTCGGCGGCCGCGAACAACGGCAGCCTATGGCTGGGCATCGCCTCCGTTCTTGCGCTCTTTCCGGGGAAGACCCGGCGCGCGGCCCTCCATGGCGTCCTGGCACAGGGGGTGGCTTCCGGTGTGACCAATCTGGTGTTCAAGACACTCCTCCCCCGGGCGCGTCCGCTCCCCGAACAGCTGCCCGTTTTCCGTTTCGTCCGTCCGCAGCCCACGAGTTCCTCGATGCCCTCGGGCCATTCCGCCTCGGCTGTCGCCTTCACGCTGGGGGTTGGAATGGTCCGCCCGGCACTGGGTGCGGCGCTGGCTCCCGCGGCGGCGGGCGTCGCCTATTCCCGGGTCCACACCGGGGCGCACTGGCCCTCCGATGTGCTGATCGGATCGGTGATCGGCGCCGGCGCGGCCCTGCTGACGCGGAAATGGTGGCCCGTCCGGCCGCCCTTCCCGGAGACCAGCCGCACCGGCGTGCATGCCCCGGAACTTGCCGACGGGCAGGGATTGGGGATTGCGGTGAACACTCTCGGCGGCTCCTACGCCGACGAGACCGCGGACGCCCTCCGCAAAGTATTCCCGAAGGCGTATATAAAGGAAATTGGTCCGGAGGAGGATGTTGCCACCGAAATCGACGCCGTCGCGTCCCGCCCAGGCGTCGTGGCCCTGGGCGTCTGGGGCGGCGACGGGACGGTCGGCACCGCAGCCGTAACCGCCGTCGAACACTCCCTCCCGCTGCTGGTGCTGCCCGGCGGGACACTGAACCACTTCGCCCGCGACGCCGGGACGCCCACCCTCGCCGCGGCAGTCGAAGCGGCCTCCACGGGCGGGGCCGCCCTGGCGGACGTCGGCCACGTGGCCGTGGAACGCGGCCTTCAGGAGAGCCCCGAGAGACTGGAACTGGCCATGCTCAACACGGCAAGTATCGGCCTCTACCCGAACCTGGTCCGACGGCGGGAACAGCTCCAGCCGGCGCTTGGCAAACCACTTGCGGGCGTCGTGGCGATGTTCCGGACCTTCGCGGCCGGGACGCCCACCTCGCTGATCGTGGACGGGGTGCGGCACAAGGTCTGGATCATGTACGTGGGCCGGGGCCGCTATTATCCCCGGGACCACGCACCCCTGGTGCGTCCGGTGCTGGACGACGGCGTCCTGGACCTGCGGATGATCACCGCCGACGAGCCGTTTTCCCGCTTGCGCCTGCTCTGGGCCGTGCTGACGGGCACCATGGCCACCTCCCGGATCACACACCTCACGGAAACCACCAGCATCCGGGTGGAGCCGGCGGACTCGACCATGGTCCTGGCGGTGGATGGCGAAGTCATGCCGGGGGTCCGCGCCGCCGAATTCTCGGTGAAGCGTGGCGCGCTCAAGTATTACTCGCCACTGCCTGGGAGTTGA
- a CDS encoding ABC transporter permease, with translation MSSTTLEPIPSHRGAHTGTDVRPPLSGNGTSTGAGPSFLRVLNSEFIKFRTLLSTLILLGSTIVVIVGVGALAAWGIGQALQASGANPQRAAAMAAQGDIAASAPSAGISFAQLILGSLAVLIISSEFTTGMARSTFTAVPKRTPAFLAKLLVVVVAAFLVTAFSLWLAGLVAAPILDQYGHTLDISSGHYVRTLVINSVYVAAVAAIGMALGALIRNSAGGIMSLVGIFFVLPIALQIIQGDFVKELRKFIPDSTLAPMTAADHVADTLEAWQAGLVLGAWVVIPVLLAAVLLKKRDV, from the coding sequence ATGAGCTCCACCACCCTCGAACCCATCCCCTCACACCGCGGCGCGCACACCGGAACCGACGTCAGGCCCCCGTTGTCCGGCAACGGCACAAGCACCGGCGCGGGCCCAAGCTTCCTACGCGTCCTGAATTCCGAATTCATCAAGTTCCGCACCCTGCTGTCCACGCTGATCCTGCTCGGCTCCACGATCGTCGTCATTGTGGGCGTCGGCGCCCTCGCGGCGTGGGGAATCGGCCAGGCACTGCAGGCCTCCGGCGCGAATCCGCAGCGGGCCGCTGCCATGGCAGCCCAAGGGGACATCGCAGCTTCGGCGCCCAGCGCCGGGATCTCCTTCGCGCAACTGATTCTCGGGTCGCTGGCCGTGCTGATCATCAGTTCCGAGTTCACCACGGGCATGGCGCGTTCAACGTTTACGGCCGTGCCGAAGCGGACCCCGGCCTTCCTCGCCAAGCTCCTCGTCGTCGTGGTCGCCGCTTTCCTGGTCACGGCTTTTTCGCTCTGGCTGGCCGGCCTCGTGGCAGCGCCCATCCTCGACCAGTATGGGCACACCCTGGACATCTCCAGCGGCCACTACGTCCGGACGCTGGTGATCAACAGTGTCTACGTTGCCGCCGTTGCCGCCATCGGCATGGCCCTGGGCGCCCTGATCCGTAACTCCGCGGGCGGCATCATGAGCCTCGTCGGGATCTTCTTTGTCCTGCCGATTGCCCTGCAGATTATCCAGGGCGACTTCGTCAAGGAACTCCGCAAGTTCATCCCGGACAGCACCCTGGCGCCCATGACCGCCGCCGACCATGTCGCCGACACCCTGGAGGCGTGGCAGGCCGGTCTGGTCCTCGGCGCCTGGGTTGTCATCCCGGTGCTCTTGGCCGCCGTGCTGCTCAAGAAGCGCGACGTTTAG
- a CDS encoding M18 family aminopeptidase encodes MPTQSPAADHIQDLGAYVTASPSSFHAVHEAARRLDEAGFTGLDELEPWDGAAPKNGAGKHYVIRDGALIAWVAPGSAGPARGFNILGAHTDSPSFKLKPKPTTGKFGWLQAGVEVYGGPLLNSWLDRELQLAGRLVMLDGTQHLTATGPLLRFPQLAIHLDRSVNEGLALDKQQHMNPVFGLGDPAGADLLGLLAGRVRGGGVDPAQIGGYDIVVADTQAPAVFGAKGEFFASGRLDNLSATHAGLAALIAHASRPLPEGAPIAVLAAFDHEEIGSASRSGACGPVLEDILVRISDGLGASASQRRQAFAASFCVSADAGHAVHPNYAERHDPANRPALNGGPLLKINANQRYATDAAGAARWARLCSAAGIPYQEFVSNNVMPCGSTIGPLTATRLGIRTVDVGVPLLSMHSARELCGVEDPYRLAKVTALFFRTAA; translated from the coding sequence ATGCCGACACAGAGCCCCGCCGCAGACCACATCCAGGACCTCGGGGCGTACGTCACCGCGTCGCCGTCGAGCTTCCATGCCGTCCATGAGGCCGCCCGCCGGCTGGATGAGGCGGGCTTCACCGGCCTCGATGAGCTGGAGCCGTGGGACGGTGCCGCCCCCAAAAACGGTGCCGGAAAGCACTACGTGATCCGCGACGGCGCCCTGATCGCTTGGGTGGCGCCTGGCAGCGCCGGGCCGGCCAGGGGGTTCAATATCCTGGGAGCGCACACGGATTCGCCTTCCTTTAAACTCAAGCCCAAGCCCACCACCGGCAAGTTCGGCTGGCTCCAGGCTGGCGTCGAGGTCTATGGCGGACCCCTGCTGAACTCGTGGCTGGACCGCGAACTCCAGCTCGCCGGGCGGCTCGTGATGCTGGACGGCACACAGCACCTCACCGCCACCGGGCCGCTGCTGCGCTTCCCCCAGCTGGCCATCCATCTGGACCGCTCCGTGAACGAGGGCCTGGCGCTGGACAAGCAGCAGCACATGAATCCGGTCTTCGGGCTCGGTGACCCCGCGGGTGCGGACCTGCTGGGGCTGCTGGCGGGGCGCGTCCGGGGCGGAGGCGTGGATCCTGCGCAGATCGGCGGCTACGACATCGTCGTCGCGGACACCCAGGCGCCGGCAGTGTTCGGCGCCAAGGGCGAGTTCTTCGCCTCCGGGCGGCTGGACAACCTCTCCGCCACGCACGCCGGTCTGGCGGCGCTGATCGCGCACGCATCAAGACCGCTGCCCGAGGGCGCCCCGATCGCCGTGCTGGCCGCCTTCGACCACGAGGAAATCGGCTCCGCCTCCCGCTCCGGCGCCTGCGGGCCCGTCCTCGAGGACATCCTGGTGCGCATCTCCGACGGCCTGGGCGCCTCGGCGAGCCAGCGGCGGCAGGCGTTCGCGGCGTCGTTCTGTGTCTCGGCGGACGCGGGCCACGCCGTGCACCCCAATTACGCCGAGCGGCATGACCCGGCCAACCGTCCGGCCCTGAACGGCGGACCGCTGCTGAAGATCAATGCCAACCAGCGCTACGCCACGGACGCCGCCGGCGCGGCCCGCTGGGCGCGGCTGTGCAGCGCGGCCGGCATCCCGTACCAGGAATTCGTGTCCAACAACGTGATGCCCTGCGGCTCCACGATCGGCCCGCTGACGGCAACCAGGCTCGGGATCAGGACAGTCGACGTCGGAGTGCCCCTGCTCTCGATGCACTCCGCACGCGAGCTCTGCGGCGTCGAGGACCCATACCGGTTGGCGAAGGTGACCGCGCTGTTCTTCCGTACGGCGGCGTAA
- a CDS encoding MFS transporter: MTALSPAARTAQLKAAAAATFLVFGINGLVFASWAARIPAVTELLHVTSGQMGTLLLCLAAGSLIALPTAGFVVGRIGTANTVRSAGLFAAAAGVGVALSLMAASVPGTAISLFLFGIGIGLWDVSQNIEGADVEHRLGRTIMPQFHAAFSAGAFLGALIGAGLSNLGVGLPAHLLVIAGVVAVLTMLAPRYFLPHIPATAPLAGETDEARGRPAWTDGRTLLIGVVVLGATLTEGAGNDWIAKAVVDGLGASQSTGALLFAAFVLAMTATRFFGGRAIDAYGRVAVLRASMAAAAAGLGLFVLAGNIWLATAGAVLWGVGAALAFPVGMSAAADDPRRAAARVSVVSTIGYVAFLAGPPLLGYLGDATGIRPALLAIGVPILGALLLAGAAKPLRAD; the protein is encoded by the coding sequence ATGACAGCGCTCTCCCCGGCAGCCCGCACGGCCCAGCTCAAGGCCGCAGCCGCGGCGACGTTCCTCGTTTTCGGGATCAACGGCCTCGTGTTCGCCAGCTGGGCGGCGCGCATTCCGGCGGTCACCGAGCTTCTGCATGTCACGTCCGGCCAGATGGGGACCCTGCTCTTATGCCTGGCGGCCGGCTCGCTGATCGCCCTTCCCACGGCCGGGTTCGTCGTGGGCCGGATCGGCACCGCCAATACGGTGCGGAGTGCCGGACTCTTTGCTGCGGCGGCCGGTGTCGGCGTGGCGTTGTCCCTGATGGCGGCCTCCGTCCCGGGGACGGCCATTTCGCTGTTCCTCTTCGGGATCGGCATCGGTTTATGGGATGTTTCCCAGAACATTGAAGGGGCCGACGTCGAGCACCGGCTCGGGCGCACCATCATGCCGCAGTTCCATGCGGCCTTCAGCGCCGGCGCCTTTCTGGGCGCCCTGATCGGGGCCGGACTGTCGAACCTCGGCGTCGGACTCCCCGCGCACCTGCTCGTCATCGCCGGCGTCGTGGCCGTGCTGACCATGCTGGCCCCGCGCTACTTCCTGCCCCATATCCCGGCAACCGCCCCGCTGGCCGGGGAAACGGACGAAGCCAGGGGCCGCCCGGCCTGGACCGATGGACGCACCCTGCTGATCGGCGTCGTTGTCCTCGGCGCCACGCTGACCGAAGGCGCCGGCAATGACTGGATCGCGAAGGCCGTCGTCGACGGCCTCGGGGCCTCGCAGTCCACGGGTGCCCTCTTGTTCGCGGCTTTTGTGCTGGCAATGACAGCAACTCGCTTTTTCGGCGGCCGGGCCATCGACGCTTACGGGCGGGTGGCGGTCCTGCGTGCCAGCATGGCCGCGGCCGCTGCAGGGCTGGGGCTCTTTGTGCTGGCCGGCAACATCTGGCTCGCCACGGCCGGTGCCGTCCTGTGGGGCGTCGGCGCCGCCCTCGCCTTCCCGGTGGGCATGTCCGCCGCGGCGGACGATCCCAGGCGTGCGGCTGCCCGGGTGTCCGTCGTTTCCACGATCGGCTACGTCGCGTTCCTCGCCGGGCCGCCGCTGCTCGGCTACCTGGGCGACGCCACCGGAATCAGGCCGGCGCTGCTGGCCATCGGGGTGCCCATCCTGGGGGCGCTGCTGCTCGCCGGCGCCGCGAAGCCCTTGCGGGCCGACTGA
- a CDS encoding amino acid permease — MHADQQLSKSLKPRHLSMIAIAGVIGAGLFVGSGAAIQQAGPGILVAYAAAGLVVILVMRMLGEMAAANPETGSFSTYADKALGRWAGFSIGWLYAWFWIIVLGIEATAGAAIMHRWVPGIDQWVWALLLMVLLTLTNLGSVKSFGEFEFWFASIKVTAIALFLLFGVAAILGLVPGVPAPGLSNLIDNGGFMPNGPGAVLAGILVVVFSFFGAEIATIAAGESENPVDAVKKAVKSTVWRILVFYIGSIAVVVTLLPWNSASVAKSPYVAVIELFGIPGAGTIMDIVVLTSVLSCLNSGLYTASRMLFSLSRRGDAPRSWMRISKRGVPAAAVLASTVVGFVTVGLNYIAPDTVFLFLVNTSGAIALFVWLVIAGSQLILRRRMGAAAKDLQLKMWLFPYLTWLAIISIVALLIGMVILETTRESLVLSLALAAVVVGIGLWRYRKNGAKASRLSNADIPAESTLQDASRQEAIVGGGPAS, encoded by the coding sequence ATGCACGCTGACCAACAGCTTTCAAAATCCCTGAAACCCAGGCACCTGTCCATGATCGCCATCGCCGGCGTGATCGGCGCCGGACTGTTTGTCGGGTCCGGGGCCGCCATCCAGCAGGCCGGCCCCGGCATCCTGGTCGCCTACGCCGCGGCGGGACTCGTTGTCATCCTGGTCATGCGCATGCTCGGCGAAATGGCTGCCGCGAACCCGGAGACCGGCTCGTTCTCCACCTACGCGGACAAAGCACTCGGCCGCTGGGCGGGATTCAGTATCGGCTGGCTCTACGCCTGGTTCTGGATCATCGTGCTGGGGATCGAGGCTACGGCAGGAGCCGCGATCATGCACCGCTGGGTGCCGGGCATCGACCAGTGGGTCTGGGCGCTCCTCCTGATGGTGCTGCTGACCCTCACCAACCTGGGCTCAGTGAAGTCCTTCGGCGAGTTTGAATTCTGGTTCGCCTCCATCAAGGTGACCGCGATCGCGCTGTTCCTGCTCTTCGGCGTGGCCGCCATCCTCGGCCTCGTCCCCGGAGTTCCCGCCCCGGGCTTGAGCAACCTGATCGACAACGGCGGTTTCATGCCCAACGGCCCCGGCGCGGTGCTGGCCGGCATCCTGGTGGTCGTCTTCTCCTTCTTCGGAGCCGAAATCGCGACTATCGCCGCCGGCGAATCCGAGAACCCGGTCGACGCCGTCAAGAAGGCCGTGAAGTCTACCGTCTGGCGCATCCTGGTCTTCTATATCGGCTCCATCGCCGTTGTGGTCACCCTGCTGCCGTGGAACTCGGCCTCCGTGGCCAAGAGCCCGTATGTCGCCGTGATCGAGCTCTTCGGCATCCCGGGTGCCGGCACCATCATGGACATCGTGGTGCTGACCTCCGTGCTCTCCTGCCTCAATTCCGGCCTCTACACTGCCAGCCGCATGCTGTTCTCGCTTTCCCGCCGCGGCGACGCCCCGCGCTCCTGGATGCGCATCTCCAAGCGGGGGGTCCCCGCCGCCGCCGTGCTGGCCTCGACCGTGGTCGGCTTCGTCACCGTCGGCCTGAACTACATCGCGCCGGACACGGTCTTCCTGTTCCTGGTCAACACCTCGGGAGCCATCGCCCTGTTCGTGTGGCTTGTGATCGCAGGCTCCCAGCTGATCCTGCGCCGCCGGATGGGTGCCGCTGCCAAGGACCTCCAGTTGAAGATGTGGCTGTTCCCCTACCTCACCTGGCTGGCCATCATAAGCATCGTCGCCCTGCTGATCGGCATGGTGATCCTCGAAACCACACGGGAGTCGCTCGTGCTCTCACTGGCCCTTGCCGCCGTCGTAGTCGGCATCGGTCTGTGGCGCTACCGCAAGAACGGCGCGAAGGCCTCGCGTCTCTCCAACGCCGATATTCCGGCCGAGTCCACCCTCCAGGACGCCAGCCGCCAAGAGGCCATTGTCGGCGGCGGACCCGCGTCGTAA